The Hemicordylus capensis ecotype Gifberg chromosome 11, rHemCap1.1.pri, whole genome shotgun sequence genome includes the window cattttgagtaccgtgtacagttctggttacacgtcaaaaaggacattatagaactgaagaaggtgcagaagagggcagccaagatgatctggggcctggagcaccttcctttccaggtaaggctacaacacctgaggctttttagtttagaaaaaagatggctgagaagcgacatgatagaggtctataaaattatgcatggtgtggagagagttgaCTGATAattctttctccctctcgcataacaccagaactaggggtcatcccatgaaactgattgtcatgaaatttaggaccaaagaaaggaagtactttttcacacaatgcatcattaatctatggaattctctgccacaagatgtggtgacaaccaccagcctggatggctttaagaagggcttagagaaattcatggaggacaagtctagttcaatggctactaatcataggaacataggaacaaagcaagctgccttctgctgagtcagacccttggtctacctagctcagtattgtctacacagactggcagcggcttctccaaggttgcaggcaggaatctctctcagctctatcttggagaagccagggagggaacttggaacctagatgctcttcccagagtgactccatcccctgaggggaatctctgaccgtgctcacatgtggtatcccattcaaatgcaaccagggtggaccctgcttagctagggggacaagtcatgcttgcacaagaccagctctctcctctatagtctgagggctatgggcctcctccagcctaagaggcaaaatgcctcaaagtaccagttgcaggggagcaacatcaggagagcatatcctcccctcttgcctgtgggcttcccagagataatccagcaggccactgtgtgaaacaggatgcctggctagatgggccttgggcctgatccagtagggctgttcttacttacttacttacttatttcttacatttctataccgccccatacagaaaagtctctgggcagttatgaAACAGAACACGAAATTGTTGTTGCAACACGATTTTCTACCCACCCTGGAAACCCTGATGGGGAAATTAAAAGGGAGCCTGTAGCAGGGGGAGGTATTCTTTTGTGTTGCTGAGCGTTGGCCTGGAAGAAAACAGTTCAGAAAGAAATGCAACCCCCACCTCCGATTGCACAAGATTCTAGGGCGAAGTTCTGCCAAGAACATATGAGCCCTGCATATTTCCAGAGTTCTGTTGTCCTTTGAGGCTGTACTGGAACAGTGGGTGGGACGGGGACAGAATATGCTGTTTTAGGAACATCTCTCATCTACCGCTTTGCCAGGGTGTTATTCCAGGGGAATGGGTTTGTTATAGGAaaggagaggccagggagggaaggatCGCAGGAGAGGCTCCCAGCTTGGGCTTTTGCTGTTTTATTGCTATGCTTCCTGGCACTCAAGAAGAGCCACACGCTTGGATTGAGGCCACAGAACATCTTGTctcctctgccccccaaaccGCCCCAAAACCTTCCTCTCTTCTTGCCGGCAACTTCTCCTGAGGGTCCTGCAAACTGCCTTGAGGAATTAAAAGGTAAGAGTCCAAGCCACGGATGCCGGAGTACTAGCACAGCGAACAGCTGAGGGTGTGTAGGGGAGTCATGTGCATTGTACGCAGCTAATGAGCTCTAGAAGAAGCTAGCAGAGAGGAAAGCTAAAGAAGCAGGTTCAGCGAAGACGTGGACAGAGTGCAGGCACAAGCAGCCTTCCCGGGCATGAAGGCAAAAGCAGCTGAGCTGCACAAAGAGCTGCAGTCACATTATGGTGAACAGGTGAGGGGATCCCAACCCAGGAAGCAGCTAGGAGGTGCTTTAGAGGGGAGATGATTGTGCACTGACTGTGAATTATTAGCTATTATTGTGGAAAGGATTTATTTCTAGACATGCGGAGCAGGGCAGCCTGAATATTGTCCCCACACAGGCAAGTACTTGTTACCGTCTTGAAACTGCACAGGCGTCTCTCTCTCAAACCACCCCACTGCATTTCGATTAATTGGCCACATTACATACACAAACCACACCAAAACCCACCTTTCACTTGGGCTGCTTCTGAAATTATCACCTACTTTGCTGAGTTTGTGGTGGTGAACTGTGACTACGTGGCGCTCAGAGATTATATTTAATACACAATGAGAccgctttttaaaatgcagtgcaAATATTCTATTAAGCGGTGTGTTGTTTACATGCATGTTCCTTTAGGAACGGCAGAGGCCTTTGGAGAATATCACTGACAATGCAATTAACAACCCTGCTGGGCTCCTCTGTCATAATGGATTTAATACAGCGTCCAGAGACTGAGGTAACTGTGTTAGCCTCTCTTTGGGGTTTGCAGCAAACACAAGAAAGGCTGAACACTTAAGATTAGGGTCttaagtggagaggagagctggtcttgtggtagcaggcatgacttgtccccatagctaagcagggcctgccctggttgcatctgaatgggagacttgatgtgtgagcattgcaagatattcccttcctcaggggatgaagccgctctgggaagagcagaaggtttcaagttccctccctggcagcatctccaagacagggctgagaaagactcctgcctgcaaccttggagaagccgctgccagtctgtaaagacaatactgagctagatagaccggtggtctgactcagtatatggcagttccctatgttccctaGGGTGATTTGCAGTGGCAGGCAAGGTGCTGTGCTAACCTCCCCCTGTGCACAAAGTGTCCTTTGCTAATCTGGCATTGGGGAGAAGTGTACCCCAAATAAACACAGAAACAACCGCCTGGGTGGGTGCAAAGTGGGCTGCGAGGGGGCAGTCAAGCCTTCATTAAGTATTTCCCTCCAAAGAGCAGGAATAAAAACAGAAGCAAAAACAACGGGGGCAAATAACAGGAGTGAAATGTTTTTGTACATTCAAAAATGAAACAGGCGAGGCCAATTTCAGTTTCTCATGCAAGGCAACTGGCATTAAAATGACACCCACAACTTCAGAATAGACACGGCAGTGAAACACCTCAGGGCAGTTAACCTCCTTAAGGTTGAGGAATACCTGCAGTATGGAGTTGCCGAAAACGGAAATCAAAGgtatattctcccccccccccacccaccacttctCTGGGTCAATTCAAACCCACTATCTGGGTGAGGCCTACGTTAATTAACGCGTGCAGAAAGACAGGAATAATAGTTTGCTGTAAGAGCTTAAATCATCTCCACTCTGACCTGTGGATGATGTGGGTCTGTTTAACACAAAGAGTGTCCCAAAAATCCAATTATAATGCTTACACGTGGATAGGGAGGTTCTGTATTCCATTTCTATTAATGTTTTCCTCTATTTGGTCATAAATAAGATCATTTTACATATTGTTACATGTCATACAATATGCAACTCTCTGCTCTCTAAGGCAATGATTGTGGAAAGTTTGGGATCTTGGGGGAAACAACAGAATTATGCAGTTAGTTAAATACAGAGGGAGAAAACTGGAAAGGGTGGACTGAGCGGGCAAGAACCGGCAAGAAACCTTGGCAATTAAAAAAGAATCTCAGCTCAGGTTCAAGGCGGTCACTACTAGTGGACAATTACGCAGGAGAGGGAAGGGTCTCTCTGGCTGCTAACCCAACACGCCACAGTCCCAGCCAGCCAAGGATCAATGAGGCTGGCCGAAAAGGACTTCTTTGATCTAAAACCGGGAGCAGTGGGGTGGCAAAATGCCAGTTGAGTTTCATAGGATTGTTAGAGCAGTGAGTTGTAGGATGTCATTGAAAAGCTGAAGTTGCATATTTTCTATTTCCcctcgtttaaaaaaaaaaaaaagcagctgtggCTGTAAAATATACTGACTTTGATGTCCACAACCCATTGTTTTTAACCCAGAAAGGGAATGGAGAAGAGGCATTTGCAATGTAAATGAGCATTCTGGCTCAAGTGGGGATTTACACTGGCACTCAGGTAGCTATTTCTGAAAATGCATCCAGTGCATGGGTGTAGCGTCCCCTGGACgagaggggacaaatgtccccaggcccacAAGGGGTCCACAAGCCTCGGGGTGCACCCTGCCAGTTGAGTTTCTGTGCCAGGCgctggtgccctgcagctggggcgTGGGATGCTTTGCGCCTGCACAAGGGGAAGCAGCAGGctggggcttcctttctcctcctcaccGCTGCTCCGCCCCCGAGCTGCCATGCAGGAGCCGCTGGAGGAGGGGCTGCCTGGGCTCGAGGGCGGACAGCAGCCTCTGGCAGCCCCATGCCTGGTCCGGCTCCATGCCGTCAAGCTGCTGCCGCTGGCCACAGTGGCCGCCACCCTCCCGCACCACAAGGCTCACCGAAAGGTGAGTTCAAGAAGGCTTGTGGGGGGCTAGTttgccccgccccttgcatctgacatcagatggaggAACTGCATGGCGCCTGCTTTGGGCATGTGATGGAAGCCCCCTGGCTggattttgtcccctggccgccaggaactttgctacgcccctgatccagTGAAAGTGTCATACTCTATTTACCTAAACTTGATATCAGGAGACAGACTtatattcagagtcctgttcctttcaagcaAACGCAGGTACAACCTGCACTTaatctctactttttaagggggtcttcttaaattcagtgtcGACTTGGATGCGAGAAAATACGGTAAGATATTCAAGCCAGGACAGTGGCAGGTTTGGAGACAGAGAGACCCTCCGAGGCTGTCCTCATTCTCATGTTCTGCTGGGTCCCTGGATGTAGCTGAACTACAacgctgaggatgatgggagttcagttgtggtccagcaacctctggggacccaagtctgggaATGTCTTCTCCACCATAACATAAGTCTGTCTTGTCCAAACTGTTGGATTccaagacataaaaacaatttataaaaGTAACAGTACCTTAGTAGAGGGTGGTATCCTGACAGCTGGATGCTTTTCTTTCGACCAGGGTGTTCCCAGAGAGCCGAAGGATGAAACCTTCTAGAGAAAAGATCACCTTGAACGTCGGCGGAGTCCAGTTCGAGACATACCTCAGCACCCTCTGTGCCTTCCCAGGGACCAAGCTGGGCCGCCTCACGGAACCCCAGGCCTCCGCCGTCTTTGACTATGACCCCAGCAACCAAGAGTTCTTCTTTGACAGGAGCGCCATGCTCTTTGATGAGGTGCTGAACTACTACAGGACCCAGCATCTCCACTGCCCTGAAGGTACATGCAGGTCTGTCTTCGAGGAAGAGCTGGCCTTCTGGGAGATCAGCGATGCGCCCTTGGCctcctgctgctggcagaagtTCAGCGATGAAGAGAGCGAAGAGGAAGGCTCCTGTccttgggaggaagagcagggcgGTGACCAGCAGGGCCTCCTCGCCCCAGCCGAAAGGAGCAGCTTCCCCAACAGCTGCCGAGACCAATGGCAGCCCAAGATCTGGGCTCTCTTTGAGAAGCCCTCCAGCAGCTTAAGTGCAAATGTAAGCATCCAAGAGGGTTCCTTGAGAACAGGTCCAGAGACGGAGGCCCCCAAGGAGGTGAGAGGCTAGCCCTGCCTTCTTGACAAGCAGAGGTTCAGCTGggtgctgcttttctgggcacaCAGAGATCCAGTGAAGAGTAAGAGATTCATCAGCTGAATTTTTGCCTAGCATGCAATCATTAAAGGTGCAGAAACCCTGTCGTGGGAAACGGGGTGGTCCTCAGGAAGAGTATGCCTTGTGCCTTAATAATTCTAGATGCAGCAAACAAGTATGCTGcagagacatctctctctctctctctctctctctctctctctctctctctctctctctctctcacacacacacacacacacacacatacacacacacacccctgaaccAAATcccttcccccctctgcccagtgttccctctaacagggagtctCAGATGttgccgactacaactcccagaatccacagctgcaatggcttttgcttggtgattctgggagctgtagtcaacaacggctgggaatccccgttagaggggaCACCTGCGTCTGCCCCACTTGCTAATTTCTTACTAGCTAGAAGTGATCTATAGCATgatccaatgcatgtttactcagatcaGAAGTCAGTCTCCCTGTGCTCAACagggcttactccctagtaagtgtctTTAGCACTACAGTCCTAATAATGGGGCACTCCAACACAGTGGTGCTGGACTGAAGCATGGGTTCACCATGCTTTAGGAAATGTGCAAGTTAGGCTAGTGCATACTAGGTGGGCTTGGGTCTCCAATACAGGCATCATGGCCTCGCTCCTGTGAAGACAGACTTGGTAGTGAGATGTAGCCCATATccgtgcatgtttactcagaagtcagtcccacttTGTTCAGTgagcttattcccaggtaagtgtgtggaggaTTGCCATCTAAATCTTTTTGCTAGTTAGAAATGCTTTATACATTCTACAGGATAAGaacagagcagagagacagacccCATTTCTGGTAGTAAAAAAGAGCGTGTCACGTCCCTCTGGACAGGAACCCACTGTCTTGTGCTTGTTTTGTAAAGCACATGGACTATGCTACATCAGTGTGAAGGAAGACTGCCATGCGTGGGCTGTATTCATTGGGTGTGGTAGGTCACAAGGTGTGCAGGTCTGAGCTGGAAAAGATCGCTATTTTGCCCATGCAAACAGTCTCCACTCATACACTTTCCCAGACACTGGAAGGCTTCTTGGCATTCTTCACGTCCGCATCCAACATTTCTCTTAAGAACGTATAcacagtcctgttggatcagacccaaatccagcccagcatcctgcttcccacagtggcccacaggcaagagatgaaggcaggccctctctcccgccatttctcccctgcaactgggatccagaggcatcttgcctctggggctggaggtggcctatagccttcagactagtagccattgatatacctatcttccatgaattggtctaaaccCCTtctaaagctatccaagctggtgaccatcactacatcttatggcagagaattccaaagagaGATAGTGTAGAACATTGCCCCATTACATGTGGGGCAATGCTTTGGGATAGTGTAGAACATTGCCCCAAGCCAGCTGCATGATGATACCGCTGACCATTTTTtcctcccacccctccagtgcctgGCCATTGTTTCTATGCTCTTCAATATTAGCATCTGCATCCTTTTTATCGGGAAGACTTATACACAACGAGATGACAACCGTTTTCTTCACTACAGCGACCAACACTACAATGATACCGATGAGCTCCCAGAAGTCAAGCATCACTTTTATGaaatcttccctttcctcctccctctagAGCTTGTCTTTGTCCTCTGGTTCACGTTTGAATTTTTCATGCGGCTTACATTCTGCCCGGACCGCAAGAAATTCCTGAGGAACCCGCTGAATGTGGCCGACTTCCTCTCCTTGTTTCCGGTTTTTATTGAATTCATCTCACTCAGACAACATATGCACAGGATCTGGACGCTGGTGCTGTGGCTGGGCTTCTTGCGTTGCTGCTACATCCTCAAGCTCCTGAAGTTGTTCAAGCTCCTTGAGGCCCCTCTGATGCTGCGGGTCCTGCCTTACACCTTCCGGTCCATCTTCAGAGagatcctcctcctgctgctggttTTTGTCTTTGAGGCTCTCTTCTTCGGTGCCATCTGCCATTTTGCAGAGCTCCTGGAGTGTGCTCTCATGCAACACCAGTGCCGTGACATATACATGGACAACCTCCCTTCCTCCATTTGGTGGGCGGTGATCACCTTGACCACTGTTGGCTACGGGGACGTCTATCCCATCACGGAATCCAGCCGCATAATAGGAGCCTTTGCAGCAATATGTGGCCTGCTGACCATTCTTGTCCCCATCCCAATCTTCTTGATCAAGTTCAAGGGCTATTATGACGCTGCCATAGccaaggagaagaggaagaggatgggCATGCCAACACTGCCATCTTAAGAACTCCCAAGTGCTTCTTCTCGTGTGAACAGTGATCACCTCTGTGCATTTCTATTGGACAGCAGccgcatacatacatacacacaagcaCACTCTGCTCTGAACAAGATTGATATTCTCGCGTTTTTGCCTTGAAACCCCTTTCCCCTTCGAGTGCTTCTTTTTCGGTGGAGCTTGGCTGATGAACGGTTTCCCTACCGCCATGGAACTCGGCTGTGTCGGCTgggttaggcaaccttggctctcccgcTGTGgggagactacaactcccagcatccccaaccacaatgcaTTGACACCTACGCAGTCACAGTGACCAAAGAGAAAATGGACATCAACTGGTAGGCAGAGGCgtctctagggaaaatagtgcctagggcaagcactgaaattgcgccccctgtccaagcatctgacacccatctttcagataactttaccataatatcagctgaaaaatgcaagtcaagcttgttaattttttaatatttcaaaaactatttagcagtgtacgtagccagaccaaaaaatgctgggaaactacaaatttcagtatgttggagctcatgaaatacccaaatactatgtggaggtgtacttggaaaactaaacagaagtgcctgtctaattctctactatgcattgtagcatcactattacatcagttttaaaaataaatggagaatttgacttttcccaggtactctgaaaatagttaaaggatatgcagagtaaactgtgtcactgcttggaatatattccagtatttcagaaagacagttaaaattagagaaagagag containing:
- the LOC128335434 gene encoding potassium voltage-gated channel subfamily C member 3-like isoform X1; translation: MVNRVFPESRRMKPSREKITLNVGGVQFETYLSTLCAFPGTKLGRLTEPQASAVFDYDPSNQEFFFDRSAMLFDEVLNYYRTQHLHCPEGTCRSVFEEELAFWEISDAPLASCCWQKFSDEESEEEGSCPWEEEQGGDQQGLLAPAERSSFPNSCRDQWQPKIWALFEKPSSSLSANVSIQEGSLRTGPETEAPKECLAIVSMLFNISICILFIGKTYTQRDDNRFLHYSDQHYNDTDELPEVKHHFYEIFPFLLPLELVFVLWFTFEFFMRLTFCPDRKKFLRNPLNVADFLSLFPVFIEFISLRQHMHRIWTLVLWLGFLRCCYILKLLKLFKLLEAPLMLRVLPYTFRSIFREILLLLLVFVFEALFFGAICHFAELLECALMQHQCRDIYMDNLPSSIWWAVITLTTVGYGDVYPITESSRIIGAFAAICGLLTILVPIPIFLIKFKGYYDAAIAKEKRKRMGMPTLPS
- the LOC128335434 gene encoding potassium voltage-gated channel subfamily C member 3-like isoform X3, translating into MVNRVFPESRRMKPSREKITLNVGGVQFETYLSTLCAFPGTKLGRLTEPQASAVFDYDPSNQEFFFDRSAMLFDEVLNYYRTQHLHCPEGTCRSVFEEELAFWEISDAPLASCCWQKFSDEESEEEGSCPWEEEQGGDQQGLLAPAERSSFPNSCRDQWQPKIWALFEKPSSSLSANCLAIVSMLFNISICILFIGKTYTQRDDNRFLHYSDQHYNDTDELPEVKHHFYEIFPFLLPLELVFVLWFTFEFFMRLTFCPDRKKFLRNPLNVADFLSLFPVFIEFISLRQHMHRIWTLVLWLGFLRCCYILKLLKLFKLLEAPLMLRVLPYTFRSIFREILLLLLVFVFEALFFGAICHFAELLECALMQHQCRDIYMDNLPSSIWWAVITLTTVGYGDVYPITESSRIIGAFAAICGLLTILVPIPIFLIKFKGYYDAAIAKEKRKRMGMPTLPS
- the LOC128335434 gene encoding potassium voltage-gated channel subfamily C member 3-like isoform X2, which gives rise to MKPSREKITLNVGGVQFETYLSTLCAFPGTKLGRLTEPQASAVFDYDPSNQEFFFDRSAMLFDEVLNYYRTQHLHCPEGTCRSVFEEELAFWEISDAPLASCCWQKFSDEESEEEGSCPWEEEQGGDQQGLLAPAERSSFPNSCRDQWQPKIWALFEKPSSSLSANVSIQEGSLRTGPETEAPKECLAIVSMLFNISICILFIGKTYTQRDDNRFLHYSDQHYNDTDELPEVKHHFYEIFPFLLPLELVFVLWFTFEFFMRLTFCPDRKKFLRNPLNVADFLSLFPVFIEFISLRQHMHRIWTLVLWLGFLRCCYILKLLKLFKLLEAPLMLRVLPYTFRSIFREILLLLLVFVFEALFFGAICHFAELLECALMQHQCRDIYMDNLPSSIWWAVITLTTVGYGDVYPITESSRIIGAFAAICGLLTILVPIPIFLIKFKGYYDAAIAKEKRKRMGMPTLPS